The Populus nigra chromosome 4, ddPopNigr1.1, whole genome shotgun sequence genome contains the following window.
GTACTTTGATCTCATGGACTCCTTGGAACGCGGGCCTTTGCCCCTTTCGGCGCAGCCGCTAGCTCGAGTACCCTGCCAGGAAAATTATCATACTAGGAACAGAAACAATGGCGTTCTTGGCGAATATGATGATGATAAAGGTGAagatgaggatgatgatgatgaagattaTGGGTATAGAAGCAAGTTGAGGAGCAGAAGCATTAACTATATACTCCGAAAGCCTAGTATTGTTAATAGGTATGCGGGTGGTGGTCCTTCGGGGGTTTCGCGGGAGGcggaaaagaagaggaagagagaggaagttgaggaggaggaggaggagggagaAGAAGGGGTGGAAATGGGGTTGGCGGGGCAAATAAAGGCGTTTTCGGAGAGGATGGTGAAGTTGGAGAGGAAGAAGTTGGAGGTGATGAAAGAAACAGAGAGGTCGAGAATGGAGATGGAGAATAAGAAGCTGGAGATGATTTTAGATTCTCATAGTAAGATTGTTCATATGATTGGTGAAGCTTTTGGCTTGTGATTTCGGATTAGCTTTGAAGGTTCGATATTGTtctgaattttaatattttctgctATTAGCTTTTTTTCCTGCTAAATCTCTTTAGTAATTTATTGAGTTCCTATAgtaatttagattatgtttGCAGCATTCTGTACATTCAAAATTAGATCCGCCGGCTGTGAATTTTGACAATGTGATTTGATTGGAATGCAAGGGAGTAGTAGATGTTTAGTTATATTCATCCAAATTTCCTATACTTTTGTTGATTGAATGTTTTTGTGCATGCTATTGACATAATAGAAGTAGTTCTAAGCAAAATTACTTTGGAATTGGATGTCATGGAATCATGACTGAAGATCCTCATCTTGCAATTGCTGTGAAAATAGGCGACGATATTTCGGTGTTTTCATAGTCATTGCAGGTTTCATCATGTAGTTCTAAGAAAAATTACTTTGGAATTGGATTTCATAGAATCATGACTGAAGATCCTCATCTTGCAATTACTTTGGACATGGGCAACAATGTTTCAGCGTTTTCCGAAGTCATTGCAGGTTTCGTTTCGTAGGTGTTGCCTGCTATCTTTTTTCGGAtgacattttgaatttttctggaGAGGATGCTTCTTTGCCTGCATCTTGTGAACCTTATATGCACTGCATGTATGTTTTGAAATacattttttcttctgtttgtcATCTTTTCTCTTTTGAGTGTAAACTACTTGATTCTTAGGAATAATTTCGTCGAAAGTATGTTCCGGTTCTATACATGCATGCAAAAACCACCTTCTGTGTTTTGAGGAATCGGCAGTGGTAGATTCCCGGTATCATAACTCTGGTGCATCTCATTTGATGTGCCAAATTTCCACGCTCTGATTTGGCTTCATTTTTTCTGCtagtttttcttgtatttaagaCACATCGCTCCTCATTCCTGAATCACTGCTGGAAACTTCAGCATATGCTCTGTTTTAGATCTTGTGCTGCCCATTTTGTCACCCATAAATTCACTAGTTTACGTCCTGGAAATTTATCTAACTTCAAAGGTATTCCCATATATTagggtgttttttttccccaccAGGCCATTCTCTATGTCTGGCTGTCTTCTTGTACATCTAGGGCAATTCAGTTGATTTAGAAGTTCTGACCACGAAAAGAATGGAAGTGATCAGCATGTTTGTCAAAATAAATGACATTCAATTGCTATTGTGATATTTTTGCTTCCTATTGTATTAAGGATTTTCATACTCTCTTTTCAGTATTTAAAGCcagtttatttttgcatttaataacatttttaaaataaaatgaatatttttcattcaaattattttttaatattttatgattgttttgatgtgaaaaataaaagttaaaatttaaaaataatcattttaaaatatcttaaaacaagaaacattttaaaaacaactcctCCTTATCAAACGTAGTGGATAGTGGTGGCACTGGTCTTGGCAGCAGCGGATCCTTTACGTTCATCAAATATATAAGCGGAGGTATTCAAATCATAGCTGTTTGAAATTCacggataattttttaaaaacaaattccttGAAACTGACGAAGTTGGGCTTTATTTAGACTACCCATAAGGTCAATGGACAAAATATTTCGAAATAAAATTCAGAGTTCGAACGAGATGCTGCCAAACATCCGTCTTCAATTGCTGCCAATTCCCCTCTCTCTTCCTATTACCATTGAGACAGAAAATGGCacgtggagtttttttttaaaaaaaaaatacccgaAAATACAATGCCTTTTCTCACAAAAACTTTactttttaagatgttttttcttaattttcatgtattattttttgatggttttacgaatgactaaattaaagaataataatatccATACAAAAAATTTGAACGGTGACACGATCTATAGAGAAATAACAAGAGATTAGCATTTCTGAATGCAAACCACATAAGCTTCCATTTCCATCCATCTGAGATCCGAAATGAAGCAATGGATCACAAAGAGGTGCAAGAGGTAAGCCTTCAGGTGACCTGACAGgcatttgagaaataaaaaatggagaCGGCGATTAAAATGATGCATGGTTTCAAAGTTTCTGCAGTTTAACATGAAGAGCAGGAGAGGGATCAGATATCATCTAGGTTTGCTGCAAAATACAAGTCAGTTACAATATTTTGATAGGAGGAGATTTTTACCATTCTAACAGCAGAGCAGAGCAGAGCAGCATGGACTACTAGGGGGTATACACCAGAGACTTTGTATTCACAAAATTTCTGAAGGCTTTGCCCATAACAATGAGAGCTACTAACTTAATCTGAAAGAGTGTGATAACACATGCACTGACTAATCTACAGGGgcacaaacaaaaagaaacggGCCCCTCTGCACATAACCAGACAAAGGAGGGAGGGGGGAGGTACAAGAAATGGCGAGATGAGACCCTGTACACATACCTCTATATCTGTCTCCATCTTCCCAAAGCTCTAAACCGGTGATAATTTACAAGATTTCCCCCAAATAACCCAATAAatcaaaaggacaaaaaaactcCCGTAAAGATCTCTTTACCAACAGATCCACCTCTTTCCATTTTTCATTGCCCCTATGAAGCAACCAAGCTTCATCTGCATGAAACCCACGGCAGCATTAGATTGTGCTCATCTTAACTAAAGTAACTGAATTGCCTGCATCATATGATACACTGGTAGAATCAGATACTTTTGCTCGATGGTGGCAACCAAAAAGGTTCATGTGCAAGCAATGGTAACTTGACAGATTCTATTAGCATTTGCAGCTTGATTATAGAGTGGGAAACAGAAACAGAGAAGCTAAATCTACCTGTACACAGCTGCCATTAGGGCATGCAAACCCAACCCCAGAAGTACTGACTGCTTCCGGAACTGCTCAATCCACCAAATTGCTTCATTCCAGACCAGAATTGCTTGGCGTGATGTATAAATTGCCTTGTCCTGATTGAAGATGCTGTGTCTGCTTCTGAGTCGGCTGCTGTGGTGGCAGCTGTTGAGGTGATTGTTGTCGTTCTTGCTGTAGTTGTGGCTCTTGTGACTGCAAAAGTTGCTGGCATGGGGAAGGCGATGCTGTTGATTGATGTGGTTGTTGGTGTTGCCACCGTGTCCCACCATTATGGCAATGCAGGGGCAAGCCTCCTGATAACTGCCTGTGGACTGAACCTTGGCTGACAGGCACCACTTGCTCACTCCCAGCTGCACTCGTAAGGGGGGGGCTACCAATAGGACCTACCTTAGAAGCTGTATCTGCCATGCCAGAATCATGCAAGGATGGTTCTGATGATTTCCACTGCGTCTCAGAAACAGAAGATACAACTGGTGCCACATTAGATGTCTCATTACAGGCCAAAGGCATCCCTGTGGATGTACTTGTTCCTGTCTGGGAGATGTTGTTTGAAGTTTGCTGATCAGCATGGCCCTGATCAGTTTGAGGCTTTGTTGGCAGATCAGAATTCAACAGACGACTCTGTTGAAGCATTCTCTGAACAGTTGGTTGAGGTTGACTAACCTGCTTCTGATGTGGCTGTGGATATTGTTGAAGATGCTGATGACTGGGAACCATAACTGGAGTGTTCTGGTGAGTAGCTGTTAGTGTTTGACCAGAGGGTACTGGTTGGACCTGGCCTTGAGTACTACTTTCCAAATGAGAAGGCATTTGCTGGAGTGGCTTTGATGAAGGGGTTGTAGGGCCCGAATATAGCTTTTGCTGTGGCTGAGAATGGTTTGGAGATTGTGAAGGACCCAATGGTTTAGATGTATGAATTGGACTCAACCCAGTCCCAGAATACAAGCCTTGACCCTGCATCAAGTGCATGATTTGCTCTCCTTTCTCTACACCATGGTTTCCTGGAGGCACAGAAAGGCCATTCAAAGGAGAGTGATCATTGGGAAGGTTCTGGTGCACCACCATGTTCCCTCTCCCCATTCCCTTCAAAAGTTTAGCCTGCTGTGGAGACTGTGAGTGTTGTCGTTGTTGAGGGTGATGTCTGCCAGATTGTTGAAACTGCTGTGGTTGCCGTTGTCGCTGCTTTCCCATCTGATTGGTCAACCCACTGGAACCACTTTGGGGGCTCCGACTGACCGCATGATGTGGCAAGTTGTGTttctgctgctgttgctgctgcaTTGAAATCGGAGTCATTGGGGAAGGGGGAGTTATAGCAGGTAGTGACACCGGCTGCGATGCAGATGGTGATGAGATTTGAGAACTATTTTGCATAGATGATGATATGGGAAGTTGGGATTGATGTTGGACATGGGGCATCAAAGCACTAGATGCAGAAAAgtgctgttgctgctgctgctgctgttgctgctgctggaGAAGCCGCTGCTGCATTTGCCTTCCTTTAGGCAGGTGCATAGCATATGCTGGATGCTGTGAACCTGTAGCCTGATTGGGGCCACGGAGATTAGGATGATGAGGATTGCTAAGCATATTGGACTGTTGTGCAGGCATTTGATGCTGCTGCTGGGGATGGCCTGGATATGTCTGCACAGGTGAAGTAGTTGTCTGATTAGCAAAAGCAGTAGGCACCCCGTTGAAAGCAGAAATTCCTTGGTTGTTCCCTTGTGTTGGCTGCATCTGAAGCTCTGGTACCATCATTTGTCTTTGATGCTCATGATTATGGCCAAGctattgcaaaaataaaatacattgccatataatattagaaagtACTGATGCACTATAATGAAGTGATGCCGATGAAACATTTAAAGAAATTGTTCCATAACATCAAAATGTAAAATTCTGCaggaaaagcaacaaaaaattgTAAATACCAGCAACCAGAAAGCTATTACACCAGATCAGAGTTGTAATGATCCATGGTCTAAATGTCAATGCCACTACATGGAACACTTGGCAACCTTAGAAAGACATGTATAGTGCAAAATTTGATGAAACAGCATCAGTTAATAGCAATACAATCGCATGCATGAGCACCCGCATGCGTGCCCCCACCTGCCCACACACATGcagcaagaaagaaagagggagggagagagaaaatacaTATGTAGAGGAGGATTTTAGTATTTACCCTCAACATATGCAAAGCCTCGCGAGGTCTCATCAAGTTCCCTTGACCAGAACCAGTGTGCATATTCACAGGGCTTGGCATCCCAACCACATTGTTAGAAAGCATACTTCCAGAATTCAGCATTGATGAAGAGGCTGTTCCTTGAAATCCTGACCGTGGCAGTGGCATGCTTCTGTTCATCCCTGGCATCATGCCCATACCATTTCCACTTGATAACATGCGAACACCACGATCAGCTCCAGAGACAGCCCCAGAAACCGACATGTTAGACTGCTGCAAGTTTCTACTATGTAACATTTGATGGGGTTGCATTCTTTGATGCTCGTCAACTGGTAAAGATGTCCTTGGAACATTGTATCTACCATCTCTGAGAATAAATACAACCCCCCAAAATAACAgtaagaagaatcagaaatggATTGAAAATACGATGACAATCTCAAAGTATAAAATAGCACACTACCTATGAGGTGCATTGAGGGGACcagatggtgatgatgagttatTGCCAAGAACCACGCCAGAAGATCCTTGCAGAGAAGAGATGGCACCAGAAGTGGGAAGCGTTGATGCAACAGCACCTTGGTTTGGCATTACCAGATTGCTAGCATGAGAGCCTTGATACACAATGGGAAGAACATC
Protein-coding sequences here:
- the LOC133691547 gene encoding trihelix transcription factor ENAP1, which translates into the protein MSTPSPSPSPPPPPHSPPTNPTPLSSKKTQPLPWTHQETIHLIQAYQEKWYSLKRGQLKASQWEEVAVTVAARCGYDYNHPSKSAVQCRHKMEKLRRRYRDEKRVMALGGTCYWQYFDLMDSLERGPLPLSAQPLARVPCQENYHTRNRNNGVLGEYDDDKGEDEDDDDEDYGYRSKLRSRSINYILRKPSIVNRYAGGGPSGVSREAEKKRKREEVEEEEEEGEEGVEMGLAGQIKAFSERMVKLERKKLEVMKETERSRMEMENKKLEMILDSHSKIVHMIGEAFGL